The nucleotide sequence ACCTCCCCGCCCAGCTCCAGGAACTCCAGGTACGCCCGGGCGGCCCGGATCGTCTTGGCGCTGGTGAGGAAGGGGATGCGGCGGTGGACCTTCTCCGCCAGCTCGGGCATGGGGATGTCGAACCAGCTCGGGTCGAAGATCCGCAGGTCGTAGGCGTAGAGGCGCGCGCGAAACTCCCGGCGCAGCGCCGCGATCCCCAGGAAGACGGCGAGCGTGCCGCCGTCCTCGTTGCGGTCGATCTCCCCCAGCACCTGCGCCAGCTCCAGCTCCAGCCCGTAGTACTGGTAGACCTTGCGGAGGCAGGTGGGGCCGCAGGTGACGTCGTCCGGCTGCAGGATCCGCTGCACCAGGAGCTCGTGGGCGATGCGCCCGCCGTCCTCGGTGCGCTCCTCGGGGATGGTGGTGGCGGTCTCGGTCATGCCGGGCCCCGATGGAAAACGCGTGCCGCCCCCGGCGCGCCGCGTCCCCTGCACGTGAATCCTTGCCCCGGGCGCGGTGTATCGTTCCTTTTGTCGGGAACGTCAGGCGTATCCCGGTCGTGGAGACCGCGCCCGCGGCGGCGGGCGCATCGCCGTAACGCTCAGCAGGACATGCCCGAACAGGACCGAGACCGCAGGGAGGGCGACCCGGCGCGGCGCGAGGAGCTGCTCGTCCAGGAGCGCCCCCGCGCGAAGACGCCCCGGCTGTACCGGGTGCTCTTCCACAACGACGATTACACCACCATGGAGTTCGTGGTGGACGTGCTGGTGCGCTTCTTCCGCAAGTCCGCCACCGAGGCCGCGCAGATCATGCTCCAGGTGCACACGCTGGGCGTGGGGGTGGCGGGGCGGTACACCCGCGAGGTGGCGGAGACCAAGGTGGCCCAGGTGACCGAGGCCGCGCGCGAGGAGGGATTCCCCCTCCTGCTCACGATGGAGCCCGAATAAGATGCCCAACCCCGCCCTTCGCCCCGAGCTGGAGGTGACGCTGCGCCTGGCCGTGCTGGAGGCGGCGCGGCGCGGCCACGAGATGGCGGGGCTGGAGCACCTGCTCTTCGCCCTGCTGCACGACTCCGGCACCGCCGCCGCGGTGGAGCGGTGCGGGGTGGGGACGGAGCGGCTCAAGGCGCGCCTGGACCGCTACCTGGGCGAGGAGGTGGACGCCGTCGCGCCGGACGGGAGCACGGAGCCGGTGCTCACCCTGGCCTTCCGCCGGGTGGTGCAGCAGGCGGCGCTCCAGGTGCTCCGCGCCGGGAAGGACGAGGTCGCCGGCCCGCACGTGGTGGTGGCGATGTGGGACGAGCCGGACTCGTACGCGGTGCACTTCCTGGAGGAGGCGGGGCTCACCCGCCTGGCGCTGCTGCGCGCCGTCTCGCACGGCGGCGTGGACGACGAGCCGGTGCGCGCCCCCGCCGGCCCCGCCGCGGAGGAGGACGGGGAGGAGGAGGCGCCGCCGGGAGGGGCGCTCGCCCGCTTCACCGTCCCGCTGTCGCGGCTGGCGGCGGAGGGGCGCATCGACCCGCTGATCGGGCGGGAGCGCGAGGTGGCGCGCACCGTCCACATCCTCTCCCGCCGCCGCAAGAACAACCCGCTCTTCGTGGGCGACCCCGGGGTGGGGAAGACGGCGCTGGTGGAGGGGCTGGCGTGGCGGATCCACCGCGGCGAGGTCCCGGCGCCCCTCCGCGACGCGGAGATCTTCTCGCTCGACATGGGGTCGCTCCTGGCGGGGACCCGCTACCGCGGCGACTTCGAGGAGCGGCTCAAGGCGGTGCTCCAGGAGCTCCAGGCGCGGCCGCACGCCGTCCTCTTCGTGGACGAGATCCACACGCTGGTGGGCGCCGGGATGACCAGCGGCGGGGCGATGGACGCCTCCAACCTCCTCAAGCCGGCGCTGGCGGGGGGGCTCCGCTGCATCGGCTCCACCACCTGGGAGGAGTTCCGCTCGCACTTCGAGAAGGACCGCGCGCTCGCCCGCCGCTTCCAGAAGGTGGAGATCGCGGAGCCCACGGTGGAGGACACCGTCCGCATCCTGGAGGGGCTCCGCCCGCGCTACGAGTCGTTCCACGGCGTCCGCTACTCGGACGAGGCGCTGCGCGCCGCGGCGGAGCTGTCGCACCGGTACCTGCACGACCGCAGGCTCCCCGACAAGGCGGTGGACCTGCTGGACGAGGCGGGCGCCGGGGTGAAGCTGGAGCACGCGGGGGAGGGGGAGCCCCCGGTGGTGGGCGCGGAGGAGGTGGAGACCATCCTCGCCACCATGGCGCAGATCCCCCCGAAGACGGTGTCCCGCTCGGACAAGGAGCGGCTGCGCACCCTGGAGGCGGACCTGAAAGCCCGCGTCTTCGGGCAGGAGCGTGCCTGCGAGCAGGTGGCCTCGGCCGTGAAGCTGGCGCGGGCGGGGCTCCGCGACCCGCAGAAGCCCATCGGCTCCTTCCTCTTCACCGGCCCCACCGGCGTCGGGAAGACGGAGGTGGCGCGCGCCCTGGCCGAGACGCTGGGGATGGAGCTGATCCGCTTTGACATGAGCGAGTACATGGAGCGCCACACCGTGTCGCGGCTGATCGGGGCGCCGCCGGGGTACGTGGGCTTCGACCAGGCGGGGCTCCTCACCGAGGCGGTGAACCGCACCCCGCACGCGGTCCTCCTCCTGGACGAGATCGAGAAGGCGCACCCGGACGTCTTCAACATCCTCCTGCAGGTGATGGACTACGGCAAGCTGACCGACAACAACGGCAAGCAGGCGGACTTCCGCAGCGTCATCCTCATCATGACCAGCAACGTCGGCGCGGAGGAGCTTTCGCGGCGGCGGGTGGGCTTCGGCGGGGCGACGGGCGAGGGGGAGGACGCGCGCGCCTTCGAGCGGGCGTTCACCCCGGAGTTCCGCAACCGGCTGGACGCGCGCATCGCCTTCGCGCCGCTCACCCTGGCGGTGATGGAGCGGATCGTGGACCGGACGATGGGGGAGCTCCGCGCCCTCCTGGCGGAGCGCGAGGTCACGGTGGAGCTGACGCCGGCCGCCCGGGAGCGGCTGGCCCGCCGCGGGCTGGACCCGCAGAACGGCGCCCGCCCGCTCGCCCGGCTGATCCAGGAGGAGCTCAAGCAGCCGCTGGGGGAGGAGATCCTCTTCGGGCGGCTGGAGCACGGCGGGACCGCCACGGTGGACGCGGCGGAGGAGGGCGAGGGCTTCGTCCTCCGCTTCGAGCCGGCGGCGGGGGCTGGCGCGGCGGCGGCGTCCGGCCCAGCTTCCGAGGAATCCGACGACACCCCACCAGGAGTCTGAACGCATGCACCACCGGCTTCCCACGAGGACGCGGCCGCTCGGCGCGGCCGCCGCCGCGGGGGTCCTGGCCCTCGCGGCCTGCGCCCCCGCTTCTCCCGCACCCACGTCCGCCGCTCCCGTGCCCGTGCAGACCTCCTCCGCACCGCCCGCCCGCCCCGACTACCCGGAGACGCGGCGGGCGGACCAGGTGGACGACTACCACGGCACGCGGGTGGCCGACCCGTTCCGCTGGCTGGAGGACGCCGACTCGCCGGAGACGGCGGCCTGGGTGGAGGCGCAGAACCGGGTAACCTTCGCG is from Longimicrobiaceae bacterium and encodes:
- a CDS encoding cysteine peptidase family C39 domain-containing protein; this translates as MTETATTIPEERTEDGGRIAHELLVQRILQPDDVTCGPTCLRKVYQYYGLELELAQVLGEIDRNEDGGTLAVFLGIAALRREFRARLYAYDLRIFDPSWFDIPMPELAEKVHRRIPFLTSAKTIRAARAYLEFLELGGEVAFEELTPGLLKEILDRDHPILAGLSATYLYRWKRERQLEELDELVPDDVRGEPTGHFIVIAGYEQWGRRFSLRDPSAHVPDADEGRQVVDAQRLINSILLGDLTYDAVLLELWRGDAEGSPA
- a CDS encoding ATP-dependent Clp protease adaptor ClpS: MPEQDRDRREGDPARREELLVQERPRAKTPRLYRVLFHNDDYTTMEFVVDVLVRFFRKSATEAAQIMLQVHTLGVGVAGRYTREVAETKVAQVTEAAREEGFPLLLTMEPE
- the clpA gene encoding ATP-dependent Clp protease ATP-binding subunit ClpA; this translates as MPNPALRPELEVTLRLAVLEAARRGHEMAGLEHLLFALLHDSGTAAAVERCGVGTERLKARLDRYLGEEVDAVAPDGSTEPVLTLAFRRVVQQAALQVLRAGKDEVAGPHVVVAMWDEPDSYAVHFLEEAGLTRLALLRAVSHGGVDDEPVRAPAGPAAEEDGEEEAPPGGALARFTVPLSRLAAEGRIDPLIGREREVARTVHILSRRRKNNPLFVGDPGVGKTALVEGLAWRIHRGEVPAPLRDAEIFSLDMGSLLAGTRYRGDFEERLKAVLQELQARPHAVLFVDEIHTLVGAGMTSGGAMDASNLLKPALAGGLRCIGSTTWEEFRSHFEKDRALARRFQKVEIAEPTVEDTVRILEGLRPRYESFHGVRYSDEALRAAAELSHRYLHDRRLPDKAVDLLDEAGAGVKLEHAGEGEPPVVGAEEVETILATMAQIPPKTVSRSDKERLRTLEADLKARVFGQERACEQVASAVKLARAGLRDPQKPIGSFLFTGPTGVGKTEVARALAETLGMELIRFDMSEYMERHTVSRLIGAPPGYVGFDQAGLLTEAVNRTPHAVLLLDEIEKAHPDVFNILLQVMDYGKLTDNNGKQADFRSVILIMTSNVGAEELSRRRVGFGGATGEGEDARAFERAFTPEFRNRLDARIAFAPLTLAVMERIVDRTMGELRALLAEREVTVELTPAARERLARRGLDPQNGARPLARLIQEELKQPLGEEILFGRLEHGGTATVDAAEEGEGFVLRFEPAAGAGAAAASGPASEESDDTPPGV